CCCTCTCACGGTTGCAAAAGTCAACTTCCCTTTGTACTCCTCAGTGTATCCTCCCACCTCTCCATCTAGGTACCACGGATGCCAAGCCGTCTTGGCTGTTAGATTCATCTTCTTGAGCGAGTATTTGGTTGATGTCACCGGGATTCTCCCGTCCATATCCCCGCTGAACACCCACACGCGGAGGCCCTTCCCCATCATCTCCTTGATCAGAGGAATGACTGTGGTAGGACTATCGTTCCACTTCTTTATCACACTGCTGCATGGCATCCATTCATAAGGCAGCCTCGTACCGTTCGCGTGCAGGGCTACCTGAACCTCGTGTCTGTTCAGGTAGGCCTGCACGTAATTGTCGCTGCACGGGTCAAAGTTTTGTACAGTGGTTCCTCTCTTGGGCCTGCGAGTGAGCGTGGAGTTGCGGCATAAGGGAGCGTATATGTTGTATATGTCTAGATAATATGTATTCATGTCGATTTGGTCCGACACCACCGCGCACTCCTCGGTCATCACCACGCTCGCTGACTCAATCTTGAGATCGCAGTTATTCTTGAGTTGGACCAAAGAATCCTCGGAGATCAAAGCGTGACTCTCGAAAAAGTCGTACATGCCCATCAAGTCGGTCTCGTCGTTGATCACCGCGTTTCCTATCAAAATGCCCTTGAGATTGAGGAAGCTCCTCGGGTGATGGACAAGGATAGTATGGGCTAGCTGGGGAACATAGTGGCCGGCGTAGCTCTCACCGCCAATGTACAAGTCCCTGCCTTTGAACTCCGGGAACCTCTCAAGCCAATTGACTAAAAAGATGTAGTTATCGGATGCAGTGTTCCTGTCCCCGGGCTTCTCGAGATCCGACGTTGTGTTGGTGTAAG
The sequence above is drawn from the Raphanus sativus cultivar WK10039 chromosome 7, ASM80110v3, whole genome shotgun sequence genome and encodes:
- the LOC108838308 gene encoding serine carboxypeptidase-like 40, with the translated sequence MLQVSSGKLQLKELLSETQQKGPGCSSLAYGALQELGPFRVHSDGKTLFRNRYAWNNAANVLFLESPAGVGFSYTNTTSDLEKPGDRNTASDNYIFLVNWLERFPEFKGRDLYIGGESYAGHYVPQLAHTILVHHPRSFLNLKGILIGNAVINDETDLMGMYDFFESHALISEDSLVQLKNNCDLKIESASVVMTEECAVVSDQIDMNTYYLDIYNIYAPLCRNSTLTRRPKRGTTVQNFDPCSDNYVQAYLNRHEVQVALHANGTRLPYEWMPCSSVIKKWNDSPTTVIPLIKEMMGKGLRVWVFSGDMDGRIPVTSTKYSLKKMNLTAKTAWHPWYLDGEVGGYTEEYKGKLTFATVRGAGHQVPSFQPKRSLSLFIHFLNDTSLPDTSRY